A window from Candidatus Arthromitus sp. SFB-rat-Yit encodes these proteins:
- a CDS encoding ABC transporter permease — translation MLRFATPLIFASIGAVFSEKSGVVNIGIEGMMIMGAFFGVWGTHISGSSVVGILMACLFAGITAAIHGVLSIFLRANQIISGIGINLFATSITSYLIQVLFGSQGQTDTVKVVPYPKEMFENIPIVGKLLSELNWFVIGAIVVVVLSWFILYKTSIGYRIRAVGEHPKAADTLGINVYKVRFVCVVLSGVLAGIGGAALSIANINLFRVGMVNGRGYIALAAMIFGNWKPHTTFIACMIFSLSQTFEILSQKFLVNVPTEIYYMLPYILTMVALVFFVRKSSSPLSLGEFYEKGKR, via the coding sequence ATGCTTAGATTTGCGACTCCACTAATATTTGCATCTATAGGAGCGGTTTTTTCTGAAAAATCTGGAGTTGTAAATATAGGAATAGAAGGAATGATGATAATGGGAGCTTTTTTTGGAGTTTGGGGAACCCATATATCGGGAAGTTCTGTTGTAGGAATTTTGATGGCTTGTTTGTTTGCTGGTATTACAGCAGCTATACATGGGGTATTGAGTATATTTTTAAGAGCAAATCAAATCATATCGGGAATTGGTATAAATTTGTTTGCGACATCTATAACAAGTTATTTAATACAAGTTTTATTTGGGTCCCAGGGACAAACGGATACAGTTAAAGTAGTACCGTATCCTAAAGAAATGTTTGAGAATATACCTATTGTAGGCAAATTATTATCTGAATTAAATTGGTTTGTAATAGGTGCGATTGTAGTTGTTGTATTATCATGGTTTATTTTATATAAGACTAGCATAGGATATAGGATTAGAGCAGTTGGTGAACATCCGAAAGCTGCAGATACCTTAGGAATAAATGTTTATAAAGTTAGATTTGTGTGTGTGGTGTTATCAGGAGTTTTGGCAGGTATTGGTGGAGCTGCACTATCTATTGCTAATATAAATTTGTTTAGAGTTGGCATGGTTAATGGAAGAGGATATATAGCATTGGCTGCTATGATATTTGGTAATTGGAAACCACATACAACTTTTATTGCATGTATGATTTTTTCTTTATCACAAACATTTGAGATATTATCTCAAAAATTTTTAGTTAATGTACCTACAGAGATATATTATATGTTACCGTATATATTGACCATGGTTGCACTTGTGTTTTTTGTAAGAAAGAGTAGTTCTCCACTATCTTTGGGAGAATTCTATGAAAAGGGTAAAAGATGA